A single Cellulomonas sp. SLBN-39 DNA region contains:
- a CDS encoding GNAT family N-acetyltransferase, whose amino-acid sequence MAVTDVGPGLDAAWDALNAESFYTGGPWLRAFAERGGMHPHVAWSDDGSAAALAYDARTDATNPRYTHAWLYEDALRAPVGAFTLLGGCSGYAGHLPAVPGASPASRRAPVRALLDALGHDAALLPHLTGEEAADVVAAGVLPGRPVPVLGMVTAAIDLRGMSTPEDHLASLSRTSRSGVRRDLRRIEASGVRVTTSGLAEVVDEVAPLLGQVQAHHGHDGSAEGAAAYLRLCAHGDLARHAFAVVARLDGEAVAFALGYRWGSGVAMRVSGLRYDVAAATGAYFATYFYEPVRIALEAGCTWVDLGGEALESKTRRGAHLVPRWALSVGADVDPAAAREVTRARLADLHAQVGDRADQARLDAWDAWHARLAGTSPSPAR is encoded by the coding sequence GTGGCTGTGACGGACGTCGGCCCCGGCCTCGACGCCGCGTGGGACGCGCTGAACGCCGAGAGCTTCTACACGGGCGGACCGTGGCTGCGGGCGTTCGCCGAGCGCGGCGGCATGCATCCCCACGTGGCGTGGTCCGACGACGGGTCCGCCGCGGCGCTGGCCTACGACGCCCGGACCGACGCCACCAACCCGCGCTACACGCACGCGTGGCTCTACGAGGACGCCCTGCGCGCGCCCGTCGGGGCGTTCACGCTGCTCGGCGGCTGCTCGGGGTACGCGGGCCACCTGCCGGCCGTGCCCGGGGCGTCGCCGGCCTCGCGCCGTGCGCCCGTGCGCGCCCTGCTGGACGCCCTCGGCCACGACGCCGCGCTGCTGCCGCACCTGACCGGCGAGGAGGCAGCCGACGTCGTCGCGGCCGGCGTGCTGCCCGGGCGCCCCGTGCCGGTGCTCGGCATGGTCACCGCGGCGATCGACCTGCGCGGCATGTCCACCCCGGAGGACCACCTCGCGTCGCTGTCGCGCACCAGCCGCTCCGGCGTGCGCCGCGACCTGCGGCGGATCGAGGCGTCGGGCGTCCGGGTGACCACGTCGGGGCTGGCGGAGGTGGTCGACGAGGTCGCGCCCCTGCTGGGGCAGGTGCAGGCGCACCACGGGCACGACGGCTCCGCCGAGGGTGCCGCGGCGTACCTGCGGCTGTGCGCCCACGGCGACCTCGCCCGGCACGCGTTCGCCGTCGTCGCCCGGCTCGACGGCGAGGCCGTGGCGTTCGCGCTCGGCTACCGGTGGGGCTCGGGGGTGGCGATGCGCGTGAGCGGCCTGCGGTACGACGTCGCCGCCGCGACCGGTGCGTACTTCGCGACGTACTTCTACGAGCCCGTGCGGATCGCGCTCGAGGCCGGGTGCACGTGGGTCGACCTGGGCGGCGAGGCGCTGGAGAGCAAGACCCGGCGCGGCGCGCACCTGGTGCCGCGCTGGGCGCTGTCCGTCGGCGCGGACGTCGACCCCGCCGCTGCGCGGGAGGTCACCCGCGCGCGCCTGGCGGACCTGCACGCGCAGGTCGGCGACCGCGCCGACCAGGCACGGCTCGACGCCTGGGACGCCTGGCACGCCCGCCTCGCCGGGACGAGCCCCTCACCGGCGCGGTGA
- a CDS encoding PTS transporter subunit EIIB produces the protein MSADALGAAIVGLAGGAGNVRAVSHCWSRLRLDLVDPAAADRAGLAALDDVLLVVDAAGELQVALRTGLLETHAAVAALLADAR, from the coding sequence GTGAGCGCGGACGCGCTCGGCGCCGCGATCGTCGGCCTGGCCGGGGGCGCGGGCAACGTGCGCGCGGTGTCGCACTGCTGGAGCCGGCTGCGGCTCGACCTCGTCGACCCCGCGGCGGCCGACCGCGCGGGGCTGGCCGCGCTCGACGACGTCCTGCTCGTCGTCGACGCGGCCGGCGAGCTCCAGGTCGCGCTGCGCACGGGCCTCCTCGAGACCCACGCCGCGGTCGCCGCACTGCTGGCGGACGCACGCTGA
- a CDS encoding PRD domain-containing protein, whose amino-acid sequence MKVAKVFNNSVVLGVDEQGREVVLFGRGVGFQARAGDVVDLERVERRFTPSAAGIDRIAAFVEQIPAEEVDLTVRIVADAREQLGKHVTDAVLIPLADHLVFALRRAAEGTADVDYPLRWEVARLYPAELEFARGALRTIEAERGVRLPPGEAVPIALHLVNAQFGASPDMQTTVEMTQVLTRTLALVHERFGLELDEDSPAVARFVLHLRYLIVRQRRGQTMADKVAGMFDAVRDGAPEEYEVARDVAELLAERFGWDVGDEERVYLTLHIARLRAAGAEQTQAGQA is encoded by the coding sequence GTGAAGGTCGCGAAGGTGTTCAACAACTCGGTGGTGCTCGGCGTCGACGAGCAGGGCCGGGAGGTCGTGCTGTTCGGCCGCGGCGTGGGCTTCCAGGCCCGGGCGGGCGACGTCGTCGACCTCGAGCGCGTCGAGCGGCGGTTCACGCCCAGCGCGGCGGGCATCGACCGCATCGCCGCGTTCGTCGAGCAGATCCCCGCGGAGGAGGTCGACCTCACCGTCCGGATCGTCGCGGACGCGCGCGAGCAGCTCGGCAAGCACGTGACCGACGCCGTGCTGATCCCGCTGGCCGACCACCTGGTGTTCGCGCTGCGCCGGGCCGCGGAGGGCACCGCCGACGTCGACTACCCGCTGCGGTGGGAGGTCGCGCGGCTCTACCCCGCCGAGCTGGAGTTCGCCCGCGGTGCGCTGCGGACGATCGAGGCCGAGCGCGGCGTGCGACTCCCCCCGGGCGAGGCGGTCCCGATCGCGCTGCACCTGGTCAACGCGCAGTTCGGCGCGTCGCCCGACATGCAGACGACGGTCGAGATGACGCAGGTGCTGACCCGCACCCTCGCCCTGGTGCACGAGCGGTTCGGCCTGGAGCTGGACGAGGACTCCCCCGCCGTCGCCCGGTTCGTGCTGCACCTGCGGTACCTCATCGTCCGGCAGCGGCGCGGCCAGACCATGGCCGACAAGGTCGCCGGGATGTTCGACGCGGTCCGCGACGGCGCGCCCGAGGAGTACGAGGTCGCCCGCGACGTCGCCGAGCTCCTCGCCGAGCGCTTCGGCTGGGACGTCGGCGACGAGGAGCGCGTCTACCTCACGCTGCACATCGCCCGGCTGCGCGCCGCGGGCGCCGAGCAGACCCAGGCGGGGCAGGCGTGA
- a CDS encoding glycoside hydrolase family 1 protein: MTTPFPPTFLWGGATAANQIEGAYDQDGKGLSVQDVLPRGIFGPRTEAPTPDNLKLQAIDFYHRYEDDLELLAAMGLRTFRFSVAWSRIFPHGDDAEPNEAGLAFYDRVVDTCLRLGMEPLVTISHYETPLALAERLDGWRSREMVDLYVRYARTLVERYRGRVTYWLTFNEINSLFHAPFMSAGIATPKDQLTEADLYQAAHHELVASALATQVIHEVDPAAQVGCMVLAMPVYPLTPAPDDVVAAMHADHRNLFYGDVHVRGRYPGYVLRDLRERGIELDITDADREALTHTVDFVSFSYYMSICETAAEVDAGEGNIMGGVPNPHLPASEWGWQIDPQGLRVVLNQFWDRWQKPLFIVENGLGARDELVEVDGRLTVVDDYRIAYLRDHLGQVAEAIADGVEVMGYTPWGCIDLVSASTAQMSKRYGFVHVDRDDDGTGTLTRRTKASYDWYRQVIATDGASLQDG; this comes from the coding sequence ATGACCACCCCGTTCCCGCCCACGTTCCTGTGGGGCGGCGCGACCGCCGCGAACCAGATCGAGGGCGCGTACGACCAGGACGGCAAGGGCCTGTCCGTGCAGGACGTCCTGCCGCGCGGGATCTTCGGGCCCCGCACCGAGGCGCCCACGCCGGACAACCTCAAGCTGCAGGCCATCGACTTCTACCACCGGTACGAGGACGACCTGGAGCTGCTGGCCGCGATGGGCCTGCGCACGTTCCGGTTCTCGGTCGCGTGGTCGCGGATCTTCCCGCACGGCGACGACGCCGAGCCGAACGAGGCCGGGCTGGCGTTCTACGACCGCGTGGTCGACACGTGCCTGCGCCTGGGCATGGAGCCCCTGGTGACGATCTCGCACTACGAGACCCCGCTCGCGCTGGCCGAGCGGCTCGACGGGTGGCGCAGCCGGGAGATGGTCGACCTGTACGTGCGGTACGCGCGCACCCTCGTCGAGCGGTACCGGGGGCGGGTCACGTACTGGCTGACGTTCAACGAGATCAACTCGCTGTTCCACGCCCCGTTCATGAGCGCGGGCATCGCCACACCGAAGGACCAGCTCACCGAGGCCGACCTCTACCAGGCCGCGCACCACGAGCTCGTCGCGTCGGCGCTGGCCACGCAGGTGATCCACGAGGTCGACCCCGCCGCGCAGGTCGGCTGCATGGTCCTGGCGATGCCGGTGTACCCCCTCACGCCTGCGCCCGACGACGTCGTGGCCGCGATGCACGCCGACCACCGCAACCTCTTCTACGGCGACGTGCACGTGCGCGGCCGCTACCCCGGGTACGTGCTGCGCGACCTGCGCGAGCGCGGGATCGAGCTCGACATCACCGACGCCGACCGCGAGGCCCTCACCCACACCGTCGACTTCGTGTCGTTCTCGTACTACATGAGCATCTGCGAGACCGCCGCCGAGGTCGACGCCGGCGAGGGCAACATCATGGGCGGCGTGCCCAACCCGCACCTGCCTGCCTCGGAGTGGGGCTGGCAGATCGACCCGCAGGGCCTGCGCGTGGTGCTCAACCAGTTCTGGGACCGGTGGCAGAAGCCGCTGTTCATCGTCGAGAACGGCCTCGGCGCGCGCGACGAGCTCGTCGAGGTCGACGGCCGGCTCACGGTCGTCGACGACTACCGGATCGCCTACCTGCGCGACCACCTCGGGCAGGTGGCCGAGGCGATCGCGGACGGCGTCGAGGTCATGGGCTACACCCCGTGGGGCTGCATCGACCTCGTGTCGGCGTCCACCGCCCAGATGAGCAAGCGGTACGGGTTCGTCCACGTCGACCGCGACGACGACGGCACCGGCACCCTGACCCGCCGCACCAAGGCCTCGTACGACTGGTACCGCCAGGTGATCGCCACCGACGGCGCGAGCCTGCAGGACGGCTGA
- a CDS encoding beta-glucoside-specific PTS transporter subunit IIABC produces MAAPSKYETTADAVLAAVGGPGNVESVTHCATRLRFRLKDAAAADRARVEQAPGVITVVESGGQFQVVIGNTVNKVYEALTRNGDLSTSSDGGSGGGVMARIIDLVTSIFTPFLWVLAGAGLLKALLAVVAEVSPGAAATTTYEIFFVAADGVFQFLPFFLAITAAKKFKANQWVSVAIAAALVYSDTVAVVAGPDGADVTLSAFVAGGGELTFLGIPVVLISYLQGVIPIILAVYAQSKVEALANRVLPDAIRNFVAPMITLAVVVPATFLAIGPAADYLGQGLSWVVNSLWSLSPVVGGALLGAGWQIFVIFGLHWGLVPLFVQDISMQGYSLLTGPLFAAVLAQGAAAAAVAIKTKNSDLRGVAGPAALSGILAGITEPAIYGVTLRLKKPFVYACIGGAVGGAIAAAGGSAAEGFVVPGGISIAATIGVGSFAMQLIGTGTAMVIAFVLTLTLGFTDIPQQAAPEAGTPEGAGTDGGPARVLAPVAGTAVPLGEVADKVFSSGALGTGVGLVPSDGHVVAPVSGLVVSAMPHAYGLRGDDGVEVLVHVGIDTVKLDGRGFSPAVRQGERVAAGQPLVDVDLAVLRSAGYDPTTVVLVTNSAAYAAVALTTGAVAAGDLLVTVEPATVPA; encoded by the coding sequence GTGGCAGCACCATCGAAGTACGAGACGACCGCCGACGCGGTCCTGGCCGCCGTCGGCGGGCCGGGGAACGTCGAGTCCGTGACCCACTGCGCGACGCGCCTGCGCTTCCGCCTCAAGGACGCCGCGGCGGCGGACCGCGCCCGCGTCGAGCAGGCGCCGGGCGTCATCACCGTCGTGGAGTCCGGCGGGCAGTTCCAGGTCGTCATCGGGAACACCGTCAACAAGGTGTACGAGGCGCTGACCCGGAACGGCGACCTGAGCACGTCGTCGGACGGCGGCTCCGGCGGCGGCGTCATGGCCCGGATCATCGACCTCGTCACCAGCATCTTCACCCCGTTCCTGTGGGTGCTCGCCGGTGCCGGCCTGCTCAAGGCCCTGCTGGCGGTCGTGGCCGAGGTCAGCCCGGGCGCGGCCGCCACGACGACGTACGAGATCTTCTTCGTCGCCGCCGACGGGGTGTTCCAGTTCCTGCCCTTCTTCCTGGCCATCACCGCCGCGAAGAAGTTCAAGGCCAACCAGTGGGTGTCCGTCGCGATCGCCGCGGCCCTCGTGTACTCCGACACGGTCGCGGTCGTCGCCGGCCCCGACGGTGCGGACGTGACGCTCAGCGCCTTCGTGGCCGGGGGCGGGGAGCTGACGTTCCTCGGCATCCCGGTCGTGCTCATCAGCTACCTGCAGGGCGTCATCCCGATCATCCTCGCGGTCTACGCGCAGTCGAAGGTCGAGGCCCTGGCCAACCGGGTCCTGCCCGACGCGATCCGCAACTTCGTCGCCCCGATGATCACCCTCGCCGTCGTGGTGCCCGCGACGTTCCTGGCGATCGGCCCGGCCGCCGACTACCTCGGCCAGGGGCTGTCGTGGGTCGTGAACTCGCTGTGGTCGCTCAGCCCCGTCGTGGGTGGCGCGCTGCTGGGCGCCGGGTGGCAGATCTTCGTGATCTTCGGCCTGCACTGGGGCCTGGTGCCGCTGTTCGTGCAGGACATCTCGATGCAGGGCTACTCGCTGCTGACCGGCCCGCTGTTCGCCGCCGTCCTCGCCCAGGGCGCCGCCGCCGCGGCCGTCGCGATCAAGACCAAGAACTCCGACCTGCGGGGCGTCGCCGGCCCGGCGGCGCTGTCCGGGATCCTCGCGGGCATCACCGAGCCGGCGATCTACGGCGTGACGCTGCGCCTGAAGAAGCCGTTCGTCTACGCGTGCATCGGCGGCGCGGTCGGCGGTGCCATCGCCGCGGCCGGCGGCTCGGCGGCCGAGGGCTTCGTGGTGCCCGGCGGCATCTCCATCGCCGCGACCATCGGCGTCGGGAGCTTCGCGATGCAGCTCATCGGCACCGGAACGGCCATGGTCATCGCGTTCGTGCTGACCCTGACGCTCGGCTTCACCGACATCCCGCAGCAGGCCGCGCCCGAGGCGGGCACCCCCGAGGGGGCCGGCACCGACGGCGGACCGGCCCGGGTGCTGGCGCCCGTCGCCGGCACGGCCGTGCCGCTCGGCGAGGTCGCGGACAAGGTGTTCTCGTCCGGGGCGCTCGGCACCGGCGTGGGCCTCGTGCCGTCGGACGGCCACGTGGTCGCCCCCGTCAGCGGGCTCGTCGTCTCGGCGATGCCGCACGCCTACGGGCTGCGCGGCGACGACGGGGTCGAGGTGCTCGTGCACGTCGGCATCGACACGGTGAAGCTCGACGGGCGGGGCTTCTCCCCCGCCGTCCGGCAGGGCGAGCGCGTGGCCGCCGGCCAGCCGCTCGTCGACGTCGACCTGGCGGTGCTGCGGTCCGCCGGGTACGACCCGACGACGGTGGTCCTGGTGACCAACAGCGCCGCCTACGCCGCGGTCGCGCTCACCACCGGCGCCGTCGCCGCGGGCGACCTGCTCGTGACCGTCGAGCCCGCCACCGTCCCCGCCTGA